The Punica granatum isolate Tunisia-2019 chromosome 4, ASM765513v2, whole genome shotgun sequence genome has a window encoding:
- the LOC116204745 gene encoding uncharacterized protein LOC116204745 isoform X2: protein MAGLLAWAADVVGGGGGATDDLDEDSSIPLVFTPDQQKYVQELDQKAASLSRSIQDLRLRIPPPDISQRLPHLHAHSLASNAALALQLNSHSATREQAQLREVTLQEENAAYEKANSDCENKIQEKIQEAEALRKKLQDIDEDEKNLMDELESAHKALDTNQSGSSDGPKVESLTESEGGLDADSKKAVILENIENKKKELSLMEEKVQELEKRWMIVQDHALKQPSPAQREKILDKQLHSLIEQLATKQAEALVNDIHLNEKELERLNGLSKRLGTSNMEATMARNRFGRSNSGLGSASLDYTGNSHGRPLYGVGRNESLQRPALLRSAFVLYLLTLHVLVFIKISF from the exons ATGGCCGGCTTACTAGCTTGGGCGGCGGACGTCGTTGGCGGAGGCGGAGGAGCGACTGACGATCTAGACGAGGACAGCTCAATTCCGCTCGTGTTCACTCCGGATCAGCAGAAGTACGTGCAGGAGCTCGACCAGAAGGCCGCCTCCCTCAGCCGCTCGATCCAGGATCTGCGGCTGAGGATCCCTCCCCCGGACATCTCCCAGCGCCTCCCTCACCTCCACGCCCACTCCCTCGCCTCCAACGCAGCCCTCGCTCTCCAGCTCAACTCTCACTCCGCCACTCGCGAACAG GCTCAACTGAGGGAGGTTACCCTGCAAGAAGAAAATGCTGCATATGAAAAGGCCAACTCAGACTGCGAGAACAAAATCCAGGAGAAAATACAGGAGGCTGAAGCACTTCGAAAGAAGTTGCAG GACATAGACGAGGATGAGAAAAATTTGATGGATGAGCTGGAAAGTGCGCACAAAGCTCTGGATACAAATCAGTCTGGAAGTTCTGATGGACCTAAAGTTGAATCTCTTACGGAATCTGAAGGGGGACTGGATGCAGATTCTAAGAAGGCTGTGATTCTGGAAAATATAGAGAATAAGAAGAAAGAATTG AGCTTGATGGAGGAGAAAGTTCAAGAATTGGAAAAAAGGTGGATGATAGTTCAGGATCATGCACTGAAGCAGCCATCTCCAG CCCAGAGAGAGAAGATATTGGATAAACAGCTCCACAGTTTAATTGAGCAATTAGCAACAAAGCAG GCTGAAGCCCTAGTCAATGACATCCATCTGAATGAGAAGGAACTAGAAAGATTAAATGGGCTGTCGAAGAGGCTTGGCACAAGCAACATGGAGGCCACTATGGCCAGGAACCGGTTTGGAAGAAGCAACTCTGGGCTTGGATCTGCTTCTCTAGATTACACAGGCAATTCTCATGGCCGGCCTCTCTACGGTGTTGGGCGAAATGAGAGCCTACAGAGGCCTGCTCTACTTAGGTCGGCTTTCGTGCTTTACTTACTAACATTGCACGTGTTGGTGTTCATCAAGATTTCATTCTGA
- the LOC116204745 gene encoding protein Spindly isoform X1, translating to MAGLLAWAADVVGGGGGATDDLDEDSSIPLVFTPDQQKYVQELDQKAASLSRSIQDLRLRIPPPDISQRLPHLHAHSLASNAALALQLNSHSATREQAQLREVTLQEENAAYEKANSDCENKIQEKIQEAEALRKKLQDIDEDEKNLMDELESAHKALDTNQSGSSDGPKVESLTESEGGLDADSKKAVILENIENKKKELSLMEEKVQELEKRWMIVQDHALKQPSPAQREKILDKQLHSLIEQLATKQAQAEALVNDIHLNEKELERLNGLSKRLGTSNMEATMARNRFGRSNSGLGSASLDYTGNSHGRPLYGVGRNESLQRPALLRSAFVLYLLTLHVLVFIKISF from the exons ATGGCCGGCTTACTAGCTTGGGCGGCGGACGTCGTTGGCGGAGGCGGAGGAGCGACTGACGATCTAGACGAGGACAGCTCAATTCCGCTCGTGTTCACTCCGGATCAGCAGAAGTACGTGCAGGAGCTCGACCAGAAGGCCGCCTCCCTCAGCCGCTCGATCCAGGATCTGCGGCTGAGGATCCCTCCCCCGGACATCTCCCAGCGCCTCCCTCACCTCCACGCCCACTCCCTCGCCTCCAACGCAGCCCTCGCTCTCCAGCTCAACTCTCACTCCGCCACTCGCGAACAG GCTCAACTGAGGGAGGTTACCCTGCAAGAAGAAAATGCTGCATATGAAAAGGCCAACTCAGACTGCGAGAACAAAATCCAGGAGAAAATACAGGAGGCTGAAGCACTTCGAAAGAAGTTGCAG GACATAGACGAGGATGAGAAAAATTTGATGGATGAGCTGGAAAGTGCGCACAAAGCTCTGGATACAAATCAGTCTGGAAGTTCTGATGGACCTAAAGTTGAATCTCTTACGGAATCTGAAGGGGGACTGGATGCAGATTCTAAGAAGGCTGTGATTCTGGAAAATATAGAGAATAAGAAGAAAGAATTG AGCTTGATGGAGGAGAAAGTTCAAGAATTGGAAAAAAGGTGGATGATAGTTCAGGATCATGCACTGAAGCAGCCATCTCCAG CCCAGAGAGAGAAGATATTGGATAAACAGCTCCACAGTTTAATTGAGCAATTAGCAACAAAGCAG GCCCAGGCTGAAGCCCTAGTCAATGACATCCATCTGAATGAGAAGGAACTAGAAAGATTAAATGGGCTGTCGAAGAGGCTTGGCACAAGCAACATGGAGGCCACTATGGCCAGGAACCGGTTTGGAAGAAGCAACTCTGGGCTTGGATCTGCTTCTCTAGATTACACAGGCAATTCTCATGGCCGGCCTCTCTACGGTGTTGGGCGAAATGAGAGCCTACAGAGGCCTGCTCTACTTAGGTCGGCTTTCGTGCTTTACTTACTAACATTGCACGTGTTGGTGTTCATCAAGATTTCATTCTGA